A region of Athene noctua chromosome 12, bAthNoc1.hap1.1, whole genome shotgun sequence DNA encodes the following proteins:
- the LOC141964937 gene encoding protocadherin alpha-3-like, which produces MGVCGGPAVRVLVLAAAWALGGGQVRYSVPEEAKAGTVVGRLAQDLGLEAGEAEARRLRLVAQGRRASVEVSGASGALVVSSRLDREELCGKSAPCALRLEVLVERPLRVFHVELEVTDINDNAPLFPAARRNLSLSENSPPGSRFPLEGASDADIGANAQLSYSLSPSEHFTLDVKSPDENRKSLFLVLGKVLDRESVPVHRLVLTASDGGRPSLSGTMELVVSVLDANDNAPQFNQSVYKVQLPESAAEGTLVASVNATDPDVGSNGEMTFSVISTFPEKGLNIFLLNPKTGEIRLTGALDYEDARSYEIQIEATDKGTPPLSGHCKVVVEVLDVNDNAPEVWVTSLSVPVPEDAAVGTVVALLSVSDRDSGANGRVRCAVWPAAPFGLVATFAGSYSLVLREALDRERVSEYEVEVRAEDGGAPPLRASRGVRVPVSDVNDNAPAFAQAVYTVLARENNAAGAELARLWARDPDEAGNGRVSYSVWEGGGGGAAPGGGWRAASSYVSVDAESGRLRALQPLDYEEVQVLQFEVRAVDAGEPPLCGNATVQLFVVDENDNAPALLPAAGGGPGPGAAGSAASGPGSGAWWAWAAWGAPAGQVVAKIRAVDADSGYNAWLRYELWEPRGKGPFRVGLYSGEVSTARALEEADGPRQRLVIVVRDHGEPARSATATLSVSLVEGAEAALAAAGSSSAASGPGLRAAEGGPAAAAAAATNVWLVVAICAVSSLFLLAVVLYGASRWAPRAAVLSGPGPATLVCASEVGSWSYSQRQSRSLCVADGAGKSDLMVFSPNVPPPPGPAAKETQPQPPALLDTVSGPPLPPSLPPSLCPSVPPSLACRPFPRRPLPAAALLARPVGRRWWEPG; this is translated from the coding sequence atgggcGTGTGCGGGGGGCCCGCGGTGCGGGTGCTGGTGCTGGCGGCGGCCTGGGCGCTGGGCGGCGGGCAGGTGCGCTACTCGGTGCCGGAGGAAGCCAAGGCCGGGACGGTGGTGGGCCGGCTGGCGCAGGACCTGGGCCTGGAGGCGGGCGAGGCGGAGGCGCGGCGGCTGCGGCTGGTGGCGCAGGGCCGGCGGGCGAGCGTGGAGGTGAGCGGGGCGAGCGGGGCGCTGGTGGTGAGCTCGCGGCTGGACCGGGAGGAGCTGTGCGGGAAGAGCGCGCCGTGCGCCCTGCgcctggaggtgctggtggagcGGCCGCTGCGCGTCTTCCACGTGGAGCTGGAGGTCACCGACATCAACGACAACGCCCCGCTCTTCCCCGCCGCCCGCAGAAACCTCAGTTTGTCGGAGAACTCCCCTCCCGGGTCTCGTTTCCCGCTGGAGGGCGCGTCGGATGCGGATATCGGCGCCAACGCGCAGCTCTCCTACAGCCTCAGCCCCAGCGAGCACTTTACCCTCGATGTTAAATCCCCTGATGAAAATAGGAAATCCCTGTTTCTGGTGCTGGGGAAAGTGCTTGACCGGGAGTCCGTGCCCGTGCACCGTCTGGTGTTGACGGCGAGTGACGGGGGCCGGCCGTCGCTTTCGGGCACGATGGAGCTGGTGGTGTCGGTGCTGGACGCCAACGACAACGCGCCCCAGTTCAACCAGTCGGTGTATAAAGTGCAGCTGCCGGAGAGCGCTGCAGAGGGGACGCTGGTGGCCTCGGTGAACGCCACGGATCCGGACGTGGGTAGCAACGGCGAAATGACGTTCAGTGTGATCAGTACTTTTCCTGAAAAGGGATTAAACATTTTCCTGTTAAATCCGAAGACTGGGGAGATCCGTCTGACGGGCGCTCTGGACTATGAAGACGCCCGGTCATACGAGATACAAATCGAAGCGACAGACAAGGGGACGCCGCCGCTGTCGGGTCACTGcaaggtggtggtggaggtgctggacgtgaacgacaacgcgcccgagGTGTGGGTGACGTCGCTgtcggtgccggtgccggaggaCGCGGCGGTGGGGACGGTGGTGGCGCTGCTGAGCGTGTCGGACCGGGACTCGGGGGCGAACGGGCGGGTGCGCTGCGCGGTGTGGCCGGCGGCGCCGTTCGGGCTGGTGGCGACGTTCGCGGGCTCGTACTCGCTGGTGCTGCGGGAGGCGCTGGACCGGGAGCGGGTGTCGGAGTACGAGGTGGAGGTGCGTGCGGAGGACGGCGGGGCGCCGCCGCTGCGCGCCAGCCGCGGGGTGCGGGTGCCGGTGtcggacgtgaacgacaacgcgccggcGTTCGCGCAGGCCGTGTACACGGTGCTGGCGCGGGAGAACaacgcggcgggcgcggagctggCGCGGCTGTGGGCGCGGGACCCGGACGAGGCGGGCAACGGGCGCGTGAGCTACTCGGTgtgggagggcggcggcgggggcgcggccccgggcggcgggtGGCGGGCGGCGTCGAGCTACGTGTCGGTGGACGCGGAGAGCgggcggctgcgggcgctgcAGCCCCTGGACTACGAggaggtgcaggtgctgcagtTCGAGGTGCGGGCGGTGGACGCGGGGGAGCCGCCGCTGTGCGGCAACGCCACGGTGCAGCTCTTCGTGGTGGAcgagaacgacaacgcgccggcgctgctgccggcagccggcggcgggccggggcccggggccgcgggctcggcggcgtcggggccgggctcgggggcGTGGTGGGCGTGGGCGGCGTGGGGGGCGCCGGCGGGGCAGGTGGTGGCGAAGATCCGCGCGGTGGACGCGGACTCGGGCTACAACGCGTGGCTGCGCTACGAGCTGTGGGAGCCGCGGGGGAAGGGCCCGTTCCGCGTGGGGCTGTACAGCGGCGAGGTGAGCACGGCGCGGGCGCTGGAGGAGGCGGACGGCCCGCGGCAGAGGCTGGTGATCGTGGTGCGGGACCACGGGGAGCCGGCGCGCTCGGCCACGGCCACGCTGAGCGTGTCGCTGGTGGAGGGCGCCGAGGCGGCGCTGGCGGCCGCGGGCTCGTCCTCGGCGGCgtcggggccggggctgcgggcggcggagggcggcccggcggcggcggcggcggcggcgacgaacgtgtggctggtggtggccatCTGCGCGGTGTCGAGCCTGTTCCTGCTGGCGGTGGTGCTGTACGGGGCGTCGCGGTGGGCGCCGCGGGCGGCCGTGCTGTCGGGGCCCGGGCCGGCGACGCTGGTGTGCGCCAGCGAAGTGGGGAGCTGGTCGTACTCGCAGCGGCAGAGCCGGAGCCTGTGCGTGGCGGACGGCGCGGGCAAGAGCGACCTGATGGTTTTCAGCCCCAacgtgccgccgccgcccggccccgcggcgaaGGAGACGCAGCCGCAGCCGCCCGCTCTGCTGGACACGGTCAGtggccctcccctccctccgtcTCTTCCtccgtccctctgtccctccGTGCCTCCCTCTCTCGCCTGCCGGCCCTTCCCGCGACGCCCCTTGCCCGCTGCCGCCCTTCTGGCGCGTCCCGTGGGCAGGCGCTGGTGGGAGCCGGGCTGA